One stretch of Rhizoctonia solani chromosome 8, complete sequence DNA includes these proteins:
- a CDS encoding DNA recombinational repair protein BRCA2, whose product MVNLLDNLRKYTVVDVDSNDDTIAVKYKPVHDMTSNQSIVLGELAKPHHQALIPDGVKAGIKLAKEDGITDENLIAQLAVDFMTVLLGTRVFPHLESTGYVHAQTLPSLAYDTNGTVGHAQQLVRIYGLMGIPRERVCIKIPSTVEGLRACAILEHLAQPIRTLATTCFCVAQAVAAAGAGYGKHVVYAEPLLEMRGMMALRDIQVEFRRRDITGTKVMAASDHKRSELTPEWEAVATKAVAAYTRPSEPTKTEKIQYLLEDPATEIRSALEQPDIKELLKDALARFGTAETGLIQLALANRDDSPRPGKRPRLSDETPDEELANVAQSDSLSDGWFGSEIDFDDATLQAVDEYEVLQPEIDVQYVARDDPFLNNGHLPEDEEVPSSQGEADGTKCVIDGVFSECLSSQSEARDASPCLEAFGHSSSPHRSPGPGPCSPKKAEYLPHREGLFGEDVPTKDIDIDFSAYVSTPGAVGFTSAETASSDPSLPTFMPASQVPIDRELIATMPKPAPKLNIKLAGGGGAIKPITAEEIKLSANKLMAYQQDTQWKPQIRSRVMSLPTAPAQPLPQLQATKVHPSSTDENLEFGAFARPSLGFAETNIGYEGEMPVFMPASQVSIDRSDLASTSLSVKPAKKLNIKLAGGLGSLKPLTEDEIKASAEKLMAYQQDTKWKPQIRTRLPRLTSGAASSRAEASKLGSLDPDDSGLGLLEPAEGPGTTVVPIDPTGTDLAGKGKQRAIVLHGMSPPRAVLRLMENLSGTRAVDNAHEQADPVPESPIIRRAPPRVSESPFTSRPQLGTPVRSTPLFSTPVRPISTPRFSAQAPSESPVQIPAFSQTVSMSQTAPSTLYRLGLSQRKPKNKVAGFATPFKPGMAPGEKGRDMLRGTPVGSNRVSTPLRGTMPSSNSGPGITGIRKALEAEKEKQIIERAVFDIRFKGERKTLRQAGFVPSLVHQDLMPTIPYLSLEASASFYFSQGGYVDIFQALQDRGCTLVDKEWVKNHWGQVIWKLSGLARSGASEAKEKWSWEEALRQMLYRYEREINRAERPAIRRIQERDASPAQPIVLCVSDVQIGNDEKVEIELTDGWYRIRTTADKALARAVKKGKLVVGRKIAVTGARLEGGSEGKEVLKAYHSSTLKITANSTSLARWDTRLGFHRGPFVSSLRSLSADGGSVTLLDIIVTKLYPVGFVETDEKGRSGRPFDQNAEDDAQRAWEEQRTNEASKWRIELEKRLERMRSAIGRLRHLAKGASFNSEEAPGDAEAFLEELEEMEYDLEMFKGRRFEPTSAAWLADAIQTQSDECYGRREEDMERQLANLCPPRKVRNFRVVVIKDARPLRKPTERTAQLTAWDVLAFGTDSIRVGQRYLLSNVQPSQPGSWRKNDFGGDIYLSTRRDTKWTAI is encoded by the exons ATGGTGAACCTGCTCGACAATCTAAGAAAATACACGGTGGTAGACGTGGATTCAAATGATGATACGA TTGCCGTCAAGTACAAACCGGTACATGACATGACATCAAACCAATCTATAGTGCTTGGAGAGCTCGCAAAGCCTCACCATCAGGCGCTCATCCCTGATGGTGTCAAGGCTGGGATTAAACTGGCCAAAGAAGATGGCATTACCGACGAAAACCTGATTGCTCAGCTTGCCGTAGACTTTATG ACTGTGCTGCTTGGTACACGAGTTTTCCCCCACCTCGAATCGACTGGATATGTCCATGCTCAAACACTACCAAGTCTTGCGTATGATACCAACGGTACCGTTGGACATGCTCAGCAATTGGTCAGAATTTATGGACTAATGGGAATTCCACGCGAACGGGTATGCATCAAGATTCCTTCTACGGTCGAAGGTCTCCGAGCTTGTGCCATTCTCGAGCACTTGGCACAACCTATTAGAACACTGGCCACAACTTGTTTCTGCGTAGCACAAGCGGTTGCGGCCGCTGGAGCTGGTT ACGGCAAGCATGTGGTTTATGCAGAACCGTTATTGGAGATGAGGGGGATGATGGCGCTTAGGGACATTCAAGTCGAGTTCAGGAGGAGAGATATTACTGGTACTAAAGTCATGGCTGCTAG TGACCACAAACGAAGCG AGCTCACGCCTGAATGGGAAGCGGTTGCTACCAAGGCGGTTGCAGCTTACACCCGCCCCTCGGAACCAACAAAAACGGAGAAAATCCAGTACCTTCTTGAGGACCCTGCTACAGAGATAAGAAGTGCTCTGGAACAGCCTGATATCAAAGAGCTGCTTAAAGATGCCCTGGCGAGGTTTGGAACCGCAGAGACCGGGCTGATTCAGTTGGCTTTGG CCAATAGAGATGACTCTCCTCGTCCCGGAAAACGTCCCCGACTAAGCGACGAAACTCCAGATGAAGAATTGGCCAATGTGGCTCAGAGCGACTCGCTCTCTGATGGCTGGTTTGGCTCCGAAATTGACTTTGACGACGCCACACTTCAAGCAGTTGACGAATATGAAGTTCTTCAGCCAGAAATAGATGTGCAGTACGTGGCTCGTGATGATCCCTTTCTTAACAATGGTCACTTGCCTGAAGACGAAGAAGTGCCATCTAGCCAGGGGGAAGCTGACGGAACAAAGTGTGTAATCGATGGGGTTTTCA GTGAATGTCTATCATCGCAGAGCGAGGCGCGCGATGCGTCTCCATGTTTGGAAGCTTTTGGACATTCCAGTTCCCCCCATCGCTCCCCAGGGCCCGGTCCATGCTCTCCCAAAAAGGCAGAATATTTACCACATCGCGAGGGATTGTTTGGTGAAGATGTTCCGACCAAAGACATCGATATTGATTTTAGTGCATATGTATCCACTCCGGGTGCGGTGGGATTCACTTCCGCAGAGACCGCATCATCAGACCCCTCCTTGCCAACATTCATGCCTGCCAGTCAGGTCCCCATCGACAGAGAATTAATCGCTACCATGCCTAAACCGGCACCAAAGCTGAATATCAAACTTGCTGGGGGCGGAGGAGCTATTAAACCAATCACTGCCGAAGAGATTAAGTTATCCGCCAACAAACTCATGGCGTATCAACAAGACACCCAGTGGAAGCCTCAGATCCGATCCAGGGTCATGTCATTGCCTACTGCTCCTGCACAACCGCTCCCACAACTTCAGGCTACCAAAGTCCACCCAAGCTCTACGGACGAGAATCTTGAATTTGGCGCATTTGCGAGGCCCTCTCTCGGATTTGCTGAGACAAACATAGGTTATGAGGGTGAAATGCCAGTATTTATGCCTGCAAGCCAAGTCTCCATCGACCGTTCCGATCTAGCGTCCACGAGTTTGTCTGTTAAACCAGCTAAAAAGCTTAATATCAAACTCGCTGGTGGATTGGGAAGCCTGAAGCCTCTGACCGAGGACGAGATCAAGGCATCAGCAGAAAAGCTGATGGCTTACCAACAAGACACCAAATGGAAACCTCAAATACGAACGCGTTTACCACGTTTAACATCTGGAGCTGCATCATCACGAGCCGAAGCTTCCAAGTTGGGTTCTTTGGATCCAGACGACTCTGGGCTGGGATTGCTAGAGCCTGCCGAGGGCCCCGGAACTACTGTCGTACCAATCGATCCTACAGGCACTGACCTTGCAGGCAAAGGGAAGCAGCGGGCTATTGTACTTCATGGTATGTCGCCCCCCCGGGCCGTGCTACGGCTAATGGAAAATTTGAGTGGTACTCGAGCAGTGGACAACGCGCATGAACAAGCTGATCCCGTGCCAGAAAGCCCAATTATTAGGCGGGCTCCACCCAGAGTATCGGAGAGCCCATTCACTTCACGTCCGCAACTGGGGACACCGGTCCGCTCTACCCCCTTGTTTAGTACTCCTGTAAGACCAATCTCTACGCCCCGGTTTTCTGCACAAGCTCCCTCAGAGTCACCTGTACAAATTCCGGCCTTTTCTCAAACTGTATCAATGTCTCAAACCGCACCATCGACTCTTTACCGTTTGGGTCTATCGCAACGAAAGCCGAAGAACAAAGTAGCTGGTTTTGCCACGCCATTCAAGCCCGGCATGGCGCCTGGCGAAAAGGGTAGGGACATGCTTCGAGGGACGCCAGTTGGGTCGAATAGAGTTTCGACTCCCTTGAGAGGCACAATGCCGTCAAGTAATAGTGGACCTGGGATCACTGGGATTAGGAAAGCATTAGAGGCGGAAAAGGAGAAACAGATCATAGAACGCGCCGTATTCGATATCC GCTTCAAAGGCGAACGAAAAACGCTTCGCCAAGCAGGATTTGTGCCTTCATTGGTACACCAGGACCTCATGCCTACTAT ACCATACTTGTCCCTTGAAGCTTCTGCCTCGTTCTATTTCTCTCAGGGTGGATATGTCGATATCTTCCAGGCGCTGCAAGATCGAGGCTGCACTCTAGTAGATAAAGAATGGGTAAAGAACCACTGGGGCCAAGTCATATGGAAGCTTTCTGGTTTGGCACGTTCTGGTGCGTCGGAGGCGAAAGAGAAGTGGAGTTGGGAGGAAGCTCTGCGACAAATGTTATATAG ATACGAACGAGAGATTAACCGCGCGGAGCGTCCTGCCATTCGGCGAATACAAGAGCGTGATGCTTCACCGGCCCAGCCAATTGTCCTTTGCGTGAGCGATGTACAAATCGGAAATGACGAGAAAGTGGAGATCGAGCTTACCGATGGGTGGTACCGGATTCGTACTACCGCTGACAAGGCACTAGCCCGAGCTGTGAAAAAGGGAAAGCTAGTTGTTGGGCGAAAGATTGCGGTTACAGGTGCTCGA CTTGAAGGGGGGAGCGAAGGCAAAGAGGTTTTGAAGGCCTATCACTCTTCCACTCTAAAAATAACTGCCAACTCTACGTCATTAGCGCGCTGGGATACTCGTTTAGGCTTTCATCGAGGCCCATTTGTGTCTTCTTTGCGCAGTCTTTCGGCAGATGGGGGGTCTGTGACATTATTGGATATCATTGTCACCAAACTTTATCCTGTTGGATTTGTAGAGACAGACGAGAAAGGACGCTCAGGTCGTCCGTTTGATCAAAACGCAGAGGATGATGCTCAGAGAGCTTGGGAG GAACAGCGAACAAACGAAGCGAGCAAGTGGCGCATAGAGTTAGAGAAAAGGCTCGAACGGATGCGATCTGCGATTGGGAGGCTCAGGCATTTGGCAAAAGGTGCTTCGTTCAATAGTGAAG AAGCACCTGGGGACGCCGAAGCCTTCTTGGAAGAGCTCGAGGAGATGGAATATGATCTCGAAATGTTCAAGGGGCGTAGGTTTGAGCCGACGTCAGCAGCATGGCTTGCAGACGCAATCCAGACGCAATCTGACGAATGTTATGGACGAAGGGAGGAAGATATGGAGCGTCAGctcgca AATTTATGCCCTCCAAGAAAAGTCCGTAACTTTCGTGTAGTGGTCATCAAAGATGCTCGTCCGCTGCGAAAACCAACAGAGCGAACTGCACAACTGACAGCCTGGGATGTTCTTGCGTTTGGAACAGATTCAATACGAGTCGGACAACGATATTTG CTTTCTAACGTACAGCCAAGTCAGCCAGGCTCATGGCGGAAAAATGATTTCGGAGGTGACATATACCTTAGTACTAGACGCGATACAAAATGGACTGCCATCTGA
- a CDS encoding amino acid permease: protein MCKLEFTLLAPLLSRVPDILYTQSGCAKAYYGRHTGAMEKEEAISKAVPAFDPSPPSFETRSSNSTDGERLARMGYKQELKRNLSIASLLGFGFSVTNSWWGAGASLAAGILSGGPVLMVYGLIFLALVSVCIGVSLSELASAMPNSGGQYYWAGQIAPKRHAPLLAFLTGALNWAGSVFASSSVTLALASSFVGLYALGHPGFIISPWMVFIAYQLINLFGLVFNCIHRILPTLSTASLYISIITWLVTTIIVPAVSDTKQPARFVFATFINQTGWENNIIAFIVGLVSPSWSFAALDVVTHMAEEIHEPERMIPRSILATIVIGLVSSLTYTIAMVFSISDFEAVAGTGTGVPILELYYQATGGLAGAVGLHVLFLLTGFGCLIGCHSWQARLAWSFSRDHGLPGSRWWSVVNATTGVPLNAHLMSCVWVGLLGCLFIASSTAFNSIITGCLAFLYLSYFVPVACLVIRGRSRFHHGPFWLGSFGLVCNVVLLGWTLFTLVFFSFPFVVPIVPGNMNYASVVIVGYIVYLCVYWSIRGRHVFRVPEVDGEPVIREKGSV from the exons ATGTGCAAATTGGAATTCACCCTTTTGGCTCCGCTTCTATCTCGCGTACCCGATATATTGTATACGCAAAGTGGATGTGCAAAGGCATACTATGGCAG ACATACTGGAGCTATGGAGAAGGAAGAGGCTATATCCAAGGCTGTTCCAGCATTTGACCCCTCCCCTCCATCATTCGAGACGAGGTCTTCAAACTCTACAGATGGAGAGCGATTGGCGCGTATGG GCTACAAGCAGGAGCTAAAGCGCAATTTGAGCATAGCATCCTTGTTGGGCTTCGGGTTTAGTGTGACCAATAGCTGGTGGGGAGCAGGTGCCTCTTTGGCAGCGGGCATTCTGAGCGGTGGGCCAG TTCTCATGGTTTATGGTCTTATTTTTCTTGCTCTGGTATCGGTTTGTATTGGAGTATCGTTATCCGAATTGGCCAGTGCGATGCCTAATTCTGGTGGTCAATACTACTGGGCAGGTCAAATAGCACCTAAAAGGCATGCCCCATTGCTTGCGTTCCTTACCGGCGCCCTGAATTGGGCCGGTTCGGTTTTCGCCAGCTCAAGCGTAACGCTCGCCCTGGCCAGTTCATTTGTGGGGTTGTATGCGTTAGGTCACCCAGGGTT CATAATATCACCGTGGATGGTGTTTATTGCCTATCAGCTCATCAACTTGTTCGGCCTGGTATTCAACTGCATCCATCGAATATTGCCAACGTTATCTACCGCTTCCCTATACATTTCTATCATCACATGGCTTGTCACAACTATCATCGTTCCTGCGGTGAGCGACACGAAGCAGCCCGCTCGATTCGTATTCGCAACATTTATCAACCAAACCGGGTGGGAAAACAACATTATTGCTTTCATCGTTGGACTGGTCTCACCCTCGTG GTCTTTCGCAGCTCTCGATGTTGTCACCCATATGGCAGAAGAAATCCATGAGCCTGAGCGAATGATACCTAGGAGTATCTTGGCCACTATCGTCATCGGTCTAGTATCGTCGCTCACCTATACCATCGCTATGGTGTTCAGCATTTCAGACTTTGAAGCTGTGgctgggactgggactggCGTCCCGATCCTTGAGCTGTACTATCAGGCAACTGGGGGTCTCGCAGGCGCGGTTGGACTTCACGTGTTATTTTTACTTACAGGGTTTGGGTGCTTGATCGGCTGTC ATTCATGGCAAGCTCGCCTCGCGTGGTCCTTTTCCCGTGACCATGGTCTTCCCGGCTCTAGGTGGTGGTCTGTTGTCAATGCTACTACAG GTGTGCCGCTCAATGCCCATCTCATGAGCTGCGTATGGGTTGGACTACTGGGGTGTCTTTTCATAGCCTCTTCCACAGCCTTCAACAG TATTATCACAGGGTGCCTAGCTTTCCTCTACCTTTCGTATTTTGTTCCGGTCGCTTGCCTCGTCATCCGTGGTCGATCCAGATTCCATCACGGACCTTTCTGGCTTGGCTCATTCGGCCTCGTGTGCAACGTCGTATTGTTGGGTTGGACACTCTTCACCCTTGTGTTCTTTAGTTTTCCGTTTGTCGTACCGATCGTACCAG GAAATATGAACTATGCGAGCGTGGTCATTGTGGGGTATATTGTATATTTGTGCGTATACTGGTCCATTCGAGGGCGCCATGTATTCCGTGTGCCGGAAGTGGATGGGGAGCCAGTGATTCGTGAAAAGGGTAGTGTTTGA
- a CDS encoding peptidyl-Lys metalloendopeptidase, translating to MLYSTFVLALFSASISAAVPSSHGHTRSPKEHRATHNGPSLVLQVKSQDDLTNPDDLTVAATVMNMGTKAVKILNDPNGPLSSWKTHTFDFVPLPSVGPDGVKAKTGGQKADVDSIRVKYNPLVAAALSDPDVYTVLQPGENKTVVHDLSGMYNFHAPGGYIVRLTSPAEYFNVIEDDGSISRVPATLTTDPDNTSILNIPVGGLLTSKKILSNTGIQSIDALYNRNPNRMVRRAGNPKFNSCSAEQQTGIEEGIKAAIAYNQDAVSYFDGTLGDRYTTWFGALADNRTEIVKGHFTNLTDKIEQFEFDCSCDKQDTFAYVYPTRFPTVYLCGAFWKAPTNGTDSKGGTIVHEGTHFVNIGGTDDYAYGQSGAKNLSSTDPDRAVMNADSHEYFVENNPHLD from the exons ATGCTTTACTCCACGTTCGTTCTCGCGCTCTTTTCCGCCTCGATTTCCGCAGCAGTCCCTTCCAGCCATGGACACACTCGCTCTCCGAAAGAACATCGTGCTACGCATAATGGTCCCTCGCTCGTTCTCCAGGTTAAATCTCAGGATGACTTGACCAACCCAGACGACCTGACTGTTGCTGCTACCGTCATGAACATGGGGACCAAGGCTGTGAAGATCCTCAATGACCCCAATG GTCCGCTGAGCTCATGGAAAACTCATACATTCGATTTTGTACCGCTCCCGTCTGTCGGGCCTGATGGAGTCAAGGCCAAGACTGGGGGCCAAAAGGCCGACGTAGATTCAATTCGCGTCAAA TATAACCCATTGGTCGCTGCCGCTCTCTCCGACCCCGATGTGTACACCGTCCTTCAGCCGGGCGAAAACAAAACCGTAGTACACGATC TTTCGGGAATGTATAACTTCCATGCACCGGGAGGTTATATAGTTAGACTGACATCTCCTGCCGAATACTTTAACGTCATCGAAGACGATGGTTCGATTTCAAGAGTTCCCGCGACTCTAACGACCGATCCTGACAATACTTCGATTTTGAATATTCCTGTCGGCGGCCTTCTTACTTCAAAAAAGATTTTGTCCAACACGGGAATTCAGAGTATTGATGCCTTGTACAATCGCAACCCAAACCGAATGGTCAGACGAGCAGGTAACCCCAAGTTCAATAGCTGCAGTGCCGAACAGCAAACTGGAATCGAGGAGGGTATAAAAGCAGCTATTGCCTACAACCAGGACGCAGTCAGTTACTTCGACGGCACTCTAGGCGATCGTTACACTACTTGGTTTGGTGCATTGGCCGACAACCGCACCGAAATTGTCAAAGGTCACTTTACAAACTTGACCGACAAAATAGAACAGTTCGAATTCGACTGCTCTTGTGACAAGCAGGATACCTTTGCCTATGTTTATCCGACTCGATTCCCCACTGTTTACTTGTGTGGTGCCTTCTGGAAGGCGCCCACTAACGGCACTGACTCCAAAGGCGGAACCATTGTTCACGAGGGTACTCATTTTGTGAACATTGGCGGTACTGACGACTACGCCTACGGTCAATCGGGTGCGAAGAACCTATCGTCTACCGATCCTGACCGTGCAGTCATGAATGCTGA CTCTCACGAATACTTTGTCGAAAACAACCCCCACCTCGACTAA
- a CDS encoding Reverse transcriptase from mobile element jockey protein encodes MIQDPWWGRIGYDKTIDPKTINIYGTTNSPFWMCFSPPGISGPKGPGVSIYVRRDIPGLLAQYSDSLPPHPDVLAVDVIYNGSLTTLVNVYIHGDNKRYEEALNHLICHPYPSSHPIVIAGDFNAHHPNWALEGSKWVDNHPNPNARLLDNWISENDFHIFNDLTMPTCIGRRGQSDSIIDLTLLNSATVDAFEDFEWTCKAEGAMGLDHNIILWTISLHIHADGTTDTKPPPNFVIDLEIEDDWTSCFDFLLSLAHLPLDPKTPADLESMANGILQAMTQATQDTMPQKKQGKRGSQLPWWSSKCSKALRELKHPSDSRSRDVRRAALRGAIRRACKSHANKVCKAATVGNIFRYTNWYKGKRWAPLPPICFGGGLVTQPQQKAIALTDKFFPKATLAKVLLEPIGIPLSPQRPWHSITKEEVEAALADLSNTSAPGAFGTNYQLLKWAFSLNPVPILALYNGCLTLGYHPTCLCNAVIAVIPKPNCNNMSNPKSYRPISLLETLSKCLEKVITQRLIYESGKFNLIPHLQFGGRDMTSCINAGLCLTHNVKAQWALGKHVSLLTMDVSGYFNNIDHARLVYTLRRLGFAHKICQWLISYLHERTAQPKIDNTLCNLINLLAVGIPQGSPLSPILSSIYSIPLLRAIQDPQVHTYAYVDNFSILAFSHSHSANAQILKEIALLANETLQLLGLEFELPKSNLIHFISQKQQPSNAKVKIPLEHGALNITPKVVVQWLGFYLDQKLNFQEHIRYMANKANAVLAGLQMLANTVRGMTMRHARILFISCVQPILTFGLLLWFHGKLQKSLSNPIQKAQNAGIQWLTGAFKTTPTTALHHLASIPPIHIYLHRLNTNAATKFRALPKLAKVSRRLPPSWDTHNPSLPYPPKPKSNTTITPSPITRLAALSHPDAKFQTPYLNPPWRPDNPFPGRLVCAFPPGGSLKNCQEKIAENANRLINALAHKGTLVGFSDSLKESEVAKFSGGIGPCANIFDAKMLALALIAQRCVRFARSHNIQKIHVFLDNLAAVRIINRTKPHPAQYASILFRKEVHAFLRDNPRRTFVVQWIPGHSKIDGNKRANRLANEGLNLRPTAFFNPTSTPHSKTVRKHIPRPLSLKLHPIFNNPSLPCSVSSCLVHVMTGHGWFGEYKDRMPFIEGSHKCPCGKQVQSVPHLLFLCPLSEDSRKNLTNVAPDLNPLTLFGSTKGLEADTAPPSPV; translated from the exons ATGATCCAAGACCCCTGGTGGGGAAGGATAGGTTACGACAAGACCATCGACCCTAAAACTATCAATATTTATGGCACAACTAACTCACCCTTCTGGATGTGCTTCTCGCCGCCAGGCATCAGCGGCCCTAAAGGCCCCGGCGTGTCTATTTATGTCCGGAGAGACATTCCTGGTCTCCTCGCACAATATTCTGACTCTCTCCCTCCCCACCCCGACGTTCTTGCTGTCGACGTAATTTATAATGGCTCTCTCACCACTCTCGTCAACGTCTACATTCACGGTGACAACAAAAGATATGAGGAAGCCCTAAACCATTTAATATGCCATCCCTACCCCAGCTCACACCCCATAGTCATTGCAGGTGACTTCAACGCCCATCACCCTAACTGGGCCCTTGAGGGGTCCAAATGGGTTGATAACCaccccaaccccaacgcACGCTTATTAGACAACTGGATTTCCGAGAATGACTTCCATATTTTCAATGACCTCACAATGCCCACCTGTATTGGGAGGAGAGGGCAATCTGACTCAATTATTGATCTCACCCTCCTCAACAGCGCCACTGTTGATGCCTTTGAAGATTTTGAATGGACTTGCAAAGCGGAGGGAGCTATGGGTTTGGATCACAACATCATTTTGTGGACAATCAGCTTGCACATACATGCAGACGGCACAACAGATACCAAACCCCCTCCTAACTTTGTAATAGACCTTGAAATAGAAGATGATTGGACAAGTTGTTTTGATTTTCTGCTGTCTCTAGCCCACCTCCCACTTGACCCAAAAACACCAGCGGACCTGGAGTCAATGGCAAACGGCATCCTCCAGGCCATGACGCAAGCCACCCAGGACACCATGCCGCAGAAGAAACAGGGCAAGAGAGGCAGCCAATTGCCGTGGTGGAGTAGCAAATGCTCCAAAGCCCTCCGTGAGTTAAAACACCCGTCCGACTCCCGTTCCCGCGACGTGCGCAGAGCCGCTCTCCGTGGAGCTATCAGACGCGCCTGCAAGTCTCACGCCAACAAAGTGTGCAAAGCTGCCACCGTCGGGAACATTTTCAGGTACACCAACTGGTACAAGGGCAAACGTTGGGCCCCCCTGCCACCAATATGTTTTGGCGGCGGCCTTGTCACCCAACCTCAGCAAAAAGCCATCGCCCTGACTGACAAATTCTTCCCCAAAGCAACCTTGGCAAAAGTATTGCTTGAGCCCATCGGAATTCCCCTCTCCCCCCAGAGACCATGGCACTCAAtcacaaaagaggaagttgaGGCGGCCCTTGCAGACTTGTCAAACACGTCCGCACCGGGCGCATTTGGAACGAATTACCAACTGTTGAAATGGGCCTTCTCCTTGAATCCAGTCCCCATTCTGGCACTTTACAATGGATGCCTCACGTTGGGATACCACCCCACATGCCTTTGTAACGCAGTCATTGCTGTCATCCCCAAACCAAACTGTAACAACATGTCCAATCCCAAGTCCTACCGCCCCATATCCCTCCTAGAGACTCTGTCAAAATGCCTGGAGAAAGTCATCACGCAGAGACTCATTTATGAATCTGGCAAGTTCAACCTTATCCCACACTTGCAATTTGGAGGGCGCGACATGACCTCATGCATCAACGCCGGACTCTGTCTCACTCACAACGTCAAAGCCCAATGGGCTCTAGGAAAACACGTCTCCCTGCTTACCATGGACGTATCTGGATACTTCAACAACATAGATCATGCCAGATTAGTCTACACACTGAGACGCTTGGGCTTTGCGCACAAAATTTGCCAGTGGCTTATCTCATACCTCCACGAGAGAACGGCACAAccaaaaattgacaacacctTGTGCAACCTGATTAATCTTCTGGCAGTTGGCATCCCACAAGGCTCTCCCTTATCACCAATCCTGTCATCTATATACTCAATCCCCCTCCTCCGTGCAATTCAAGACCCACAGGTTCACACCTACGCTTACGTTGACAACTTCTCCATACTTGCCTTCTCTCACTCCCACTCTGCCAATGCTCAGATCCTCAAAGAAATTGCACTCTTGGCTAATGAAACGCTACAATTGCTTGGACTTGAGTTTGAACTCCCAAAATCCAATCTCATTCACTTCATTTCACAAAAGCAACAACCATCCAACGCTAAAGTCAAGATCCCGCTTGAGCACGGAGCGCTGAATATCACACCAAAAGTTGTAGTCCAGTGGTTGGGCTTTTACCTTGACCAGAAACTGAACTTCCAAGAACACATCCGGTACATGGCCAACAAAGCCAACGCAGTCCTGGCCGGCCTCCAAATGCTTGCCAACACCGTTAGGGGCATGACAATGCGGCATGCGCGCATCCTCTTCATCTCATGTGTTCAACCCATCCTCACATTTGGTTTGCTTTTGTGGTTCCACGGCAAACTACAAAAGTCCCTGTCCAACCCAATCCAGAAGGCGCAAAACGCGGGAATTCAATGGTTAACTGGCGCGTTCAAAACAACACCCACCACCGCTCTTCACCACCTTGCTTCCATCCCACCCATCCACATATACCTTCACAGGCTCAACACCAACGCCGCCACCAAATTCAGAGCACTCCCAAAACTTGCCAAAGTCAGCCGGCGCCTCCCCCCGTCTTGGGATACTCACAACCCATCCCTACCATATccccccaaacccaagagcaaTACAACAATAACCCCCTCCCCCATTACCCGCCTTGCAGCCCTCTCCCATCCTGACGCCAAATTTCAAACCCCCTATCTCAACCCCCCCTGGCGCCCGGATAACCCCTTCCCCGGCAGATTAGTATGCGCATTCCCCCCTGGTGGCTCCTTGAAGAATTGCCAAGAAAAGATTGCTGAGAATGCCAACCGCTTGATCAACGCACTTGCGCACAAAGGCACTCTAGTTGGCTTCTCAGACAGCTTGAAAGAG TCTGAAGTGGCCAAGTTCAGCGGTGGTATCGGCCCTTGCGCCAACATCTTTGACGCCAAGAtgcttgcccttgcccttatAGCCCAAAGATGTGTTAGGTTTGCCAGGTCTCACAACATCCAAAAAATACACGTCTTTTTGGACAACCTAGCAGCCGTACGCATCATCAACAGAACCAAACCACACCCTGCTCAATACGCGTCAATCCTCTTCCGGAAGGAAGTCCATGCTTTTCTTAGAGACAACCCAAGGCGCACGTTTGTGGTCCAATGGATCCCTGGACACTCAAAGATTGATGGGAACAAACGCGCCAATAGGTTAGCTAATGAAGGACTCAACCTCCGTCCCACCGCATTCTTCAACCCAACTTCAAC CCCTCACTCCAAAACTGTGCGGAAACACATCCCCCGGCCCCTGTCTCTCAAACTCCACCCCATCTTCAACAACCCCAGCCTACCTTGCTCTGTTTCCTCTTGCCTGGTCCATGTGATGACAGGCCATGGGTGGTTTGGTGAATACAAGGACAGAATGCCGTTCATTGAGGGTTCCCACAAATGCCCATGCGGCAAGCAGGTCCAAAGCGTCCCGCACCTCCTTTTCCTGTGCCCTCTCTCTGAAGATAGCCGCAAGAACCTTACCAATGTTGCACCTGATCTCAACCCCCTCACCCTCTTTGGGTCTACCAAAGGCCTTGAAGCG GATACTGCCCCACCTTCCCCTGTCTAA